In one Silene latifolia isolate original U9 population chromosome 10, ASM4854445v1, whole genome shotgun sequence genomic region, the following are encoded:
- the LOC141606291 gene encoding uncharacterized protein LOC141606291 encodes MSASEPNSTILLHFPSGYGGDKNVPLWPQLGQLLFPSTLSGLGSKPLPQVSDMAAENAFNALQVNLFIREEVIRLMGEVNNLKERNAALESQLARTQGDNSSLSAGLKAAEDQALTLKKRLSNALVFAAWEFKIKLMKEFQAGEHTAWDVEEEERLFAAAFPTKPDLSILWDLVDSDEEEVHADEAVTQEDQTGDPTV; translated from the exons ATGTCAGCGAGCGAGCCTAACTCCACAATTTTGCTTCACTTCCCTAGTGGTTATGGGGGTGATAAAAATGTTCCACTATGGCCGCAACTTGGCCAGCTTTTGTTTCCTAGTACCCTAAGCGGCCTTGGTTCCAAACCTCTTCCACAGGTATCGGATATGGCAGCTGAAAACGCCTTTAAT GCCCTCCAGGTGAATCTATTCATTCGCGAGGAAGTTATTCGCCTAATGGGTGAAGTGAACAATCTCAAAGAGAGGAATGCCGCCTTGGAGTCCCAGCTAGCCCGAACTCAGGGTGACAACTCTTCTCTCTCCGCCGGGCTGAAAGCTGCTGAAGACCAAGCCCTAACTTTGAAGAAGCGCCTCTCTAATGCCCTGGTGTTTGCTGCTTGGGAGTTTAAGATTAAGCTTATGAAGGAATTCCAGGCTGGAGAGCATACCGCCTGGGACGTGGAAGAAGAGGAAAGGCTGTTTGCTGCGGCCTTTCCAACTAAACCTGACTTAAGCATTCTGTGGGACCTtgtggactccgatgaggaggaagTTCATGCTGACGAGGCGGTCACCCAAGAGGATCAGACTGGTGACCCGACTGTATGA
- the LOC141606290 gene encoding putative B3 domain-containing protein At5g66980: protein MGKTMHPNNLQFFQPLLPDFLHNFAIPISFVEHLEECNGEQDEKAELKDKNGRSWGIKVISKNSRKYFKDGWDTFCKDNDLHVGDFLVFRHQGNLRFEVLIFDSTSCERQIPPLRDPQFQHVDEANKDDQVMPDIREEGDNLHCFRGHGEAGSVKDDHMNYNDPYLQCYPYSTRPIISPHSNETQANYESQHYYYPTAVDYSLLTHASVFNYNHASSLLAHRLG from the exons ATGGGGAAGACAATGCACCCAAACAATCTCCAATTTTTCCAACCTCTTCTTCCTGATTTTCTTCACAACTTT GCCATTCCGATATCCTTTGTTGAACATTTAGAAGAATGTAATGGAGAACAAGATGAGAAGGCAGAACTGAAGGATAAAAATGGAAGAAGTTGGGGAATCAAAGTTATAAGTAAGAATAGTAGGAAATATTTTAAAGACGGATGGGATACTTTTTGCAAAGACAATGATTTGCATGTTGGGGATTTCTTGGTGTTTAGACATCAAGGGAACTTACGATTTGAAGTGTTAATCTTTGATTCCACTTCATGTGAACGACAAATTCCACCATTACGTGATCCACAATTCCAG CATGTGGACGAAGCTAATAAAGATGACCAAGTCATGCCGGACATTAGGGAAGAAGGCGACAATCTCCATTGTTTTCGAGGCCATGGAGAAGCTGGTAGCGTCAAGGACG ATCACATGAACTACAATGACCCTTACTTACAATGTTACCCCTATAGCACTCGCCCCATTATTAGTCCTCATTCCAATGAAACTCAAGCGAACTATGAATCTCAACACTACTACTACCCTACTGCTGTCGACTACTCTTTGTTA ACTCATGCAAGTGTATTTAACTATAATCACGCTTCCTCCTTACTTGCTCATCGTCTGGGATGA